Proteins co-encoded in one Schaalia radingae genomic window:
- a CDS encoding ABC transporter ATP-binding protein: MLDVEMRGITKQFPGVLANDDVTFSVKKGEIHALMGENGAGKSVLMSILSGLYTPDEGSIFLEGKEVHFSSPLDAIRAGIGMVFQEFQMFPSMSVAENVVFRKEPTKGVLIDREEAIKIVEDFATRFGLDVDPRVRVANAPVGLLQRAEIIKVLYRGAKVLILDEPTAVLTPQETDQLFGVLRHLKQQGQTIILITHKLREVMDISDRVTVLRDGRVVARMKTSEATPESVTQAMTGRDVDLTQAPSQFDPGRPVLKVENLSVRDSQKQAKVKDLSLTVRQGEILGIAGVAGNGQTELASAIAGLTPVEHGSISVMDKEVTNASVRTRREAGLAYIPEDRQGVGAATTASAEENLAMGHHYGEELTKRKGIIDLPARKSFARRLIDKFSVKIANENVAVGTLSGGNLQKILIAREMEHESPLLVAEQPTRGVDIGAIEFIHSTLTDYRDSGGGILLISAELSEILSLSTRVAVMYEGEIVAQMPVSEATESKLGLLMAGGTVSDEE, encoded by the coding sequence GTGTTAGATGTTGAGATGAGGGGCATTACAAAGCAGTTCCCCGGGGTCCTCGCGAATGATGACGTGACTTTTTCAGTCAAGAAGGGAGAGATCCATGCGCTCATGGGGGAAAATGGCGCCGGCAAGTCAGTCTTAATGTCAATTCTTTCAGGCCTCTACACTCCCGATGAGGGCTCTATCTTCCTCGAAGGAAAGGAAGTGCACTTTTCGAGCCCGCTCGATGCGATCAGGGCTGGAATCGGAATGGTGTTCCAAGAATTCCAGATGTTTCCCTCAATGTCCGTCGCCGAGAATGTGGTATTTCGTAAGGAGCCGACCAAGGGTGTGCTGATCGACCGGGAGGAAGCGATCAAGATCGTTGAAGATTTTGCGACACGCTTCGGGCTTGATGTGGATCCGCGCGTGCGCGTTGCAAATGCGCCGGTGGGTCTGCTCCAACGCGCAGAGATCATCAAGGTTCTCTACCGCGGTGCGAAGGTGCTAATTCTGGACGAACCAACCGCGGTATTGACACCACAGGAGACGGATCAGCTTTTTGGCGTGCTACGCCATCTTAAGCAACAGGGACAGACAATCATTCTCATTACGCATAAGCTGCGCGAGGTGATGGATATTTCGGATCGCGTGACTGTTTTGCGTGACGGACGTGTGGTTGCCCGGATGAAGACGTCTGAGGCGACACCCGAATCAGTGACTCAGGCGATGACTGGTCGTGATGTTGATCTGACTCAAGCTCCTTCGCAGTTTGACCCTGGCCGGCCTGTCCTGAAAGTTGAAAATCTCAGCGTTCGCGATTCTCAAAAACAAGCGAAGGTTAAGGACTTGTCGCTAACAGTGCGTCAGGGTGAAATTCTTGGTATCGCGGGTGTCGCTGGCAATGGCCAGACAGAACTTGCAAGTGCAATCGCAGGTTTGACGCCAGTGGAGCACGGCTCGATCTCCGTCATGGACAAAGAAGTCACAAACGCATCTGTTCGAACGCGGCGTGAGGCGGGTTTGGCGTACATCCCCGAGGATCGACAGGGAGTGGGCGCGGCGACGACGGCCTCAGCAGAGGAAAACCTCGCCATGGGACACCACTACGGCGAGGAGCTCACAAAGCGGAAGGGGATCATCGATCTTCCCGCGCGAAAGTCGTTTGCGCGGAGACTCATCGACAAATTTTCGGTGAAGATTGCCAATGAAAATGTCGCTGTAGGGACTCTGTCGGGTGGAAACTTACAGAAGATTCTCATTGCGCGTGAGATGGAGCACGAATCTCCACTACTAGTTGCGGAACAACCAACCAGAGGTGTCGATATCGGTGCAATTGAGTTCATTCATTCTACATTGACCGATTACCGCGATTCCGGTGGCGGAATCCTTCTGATTAGTGCCGAACTGAGCGAAATTCTCTCATTGTCGACCCGCGTAGCCGTGATGTACGAGGGTGAAATCGTTGCCCAAATGCCTGTCAGTGAGGCGACTGAGAGCAAGCTTGGCCTATTGATGGCCGGAGGGACGGTGTCAGATGAGGAATAA
- a CDS encoding BMP family ABC transporter substrate-binding protein, translated as MVTSKAKYKLAALVGTAALALSLAACSEEGEAGSGGDGGGSGGPTYIYLTNDPIGVNKFLESGKIGVEQAAEQNGGTAKVYEGSSEQTSIRQNMDQAVSESPDYIVTITFSYTDVAFEYAERYPDQKFIHIDDCPDEPYPPNMYCAVFREHEAAYLLGYEAGLLTETNNIGSVGAVDIPFIHRYTDAFAQGAKDANPDVADQQLFIGGDSPFSDPARAKEQAAALVAQDVDHIFAVASGSNGGVFEATGEGGVTGYGVDVNQCPLTPGGVGDGTLKLMDTLIPQLIADIDAGTADQFSSFGLAEGGMDIVSLAPGAEDSQCTVMEHPEVVEQLATIKQQIIDGEITPPDATGKFN; from the coding sequence GTGGTTACTTCAAAGGCGAAGTACAAGCTGGCGGCACTCGTCGGCACAGCGGCGCTTGCACTGTCACTGGCAGCATGCAGCGAAGAAGGTGAAGCTGGTTCGGGAGGCGATGGAGGCGGATCGGGCGGTCCGACCTACATCTACCTGACAAATGATCCTATTGGAGTGAACAAGTTTCTAGAGTCGGGCAAGATCGGCGTTGAGCAAGCGGCGGAGCAGAACGGCGGAACAGCTAAGGTTTATGAAGGTAGTTCTGAGCAGACCTCGATCCGTCAAAACATGGATCAGGCTGTTTCGGAGAGCCCTGATTACATCGTGACGATTACGTTCTCGTACACCGACGTGGCATTCGAGTACGCTGAGCGTTACCCCGATCAGAAGTTCATCCATATTGATGACTGCCCCGACGAGCCGTACCCGCCAAACATGTATTGCGCGGTCTTCCGCGAACACGAGGCGGCCTACCTGCTCGGTTACGAGGCCGGTCTGCTCACGGAAACCAACAATATCGGGTCTGTCGGTGCCGTCGATATTCCATTCATCCACCGTTACACTGATGCGTTCGCTCAGGGGGCAAAGGATGCAAACCCGGACGTTGCCGATCAGCAACTATTCATCGGAGGCGATAGCCCGTTCTCAGATCCGGCGCGTGCCAAGGAACAGGCAGCTGCGCTTGTGGCTCAAGACGTGGATCATATCTTCGCGGTGGCTTCAGGCTCCAACGGTGGAGTCTTTGAGGCTACAGGCGAGGGCGGTGTGACAGGCTACGGCGTTGACGTCAACCAGTGTCCGCTCACTCCTGGCGGTGTAGGTGACGGCACTCTGAAGTTGATGGATACTCTTATTCCGCAACTAATTGCCGACATCGATGCCGGCACCGCCGACCAATTTAGTTCCTTCGGGCTTGCAGAGGGTGGCATGGACATCGTGTCTCTCGCACCTGGTGCTGAGGATTCACAATGCACGGTCATGGAGCACCCGGAGGTCGTTGAGCAGCTTGCAACGATAAAGCAGCAGATCATCGACGGCGAAATCACGCCGCCGGATGCTACCGGCAAGTTCAACTAA
- the mtnA gene encoding S-methyl-5-thioribose-1-phosphate isomerase, whose protein sequence is MRTIDWVDGHIELIDQTKLPGELEVRTVTELDDLINDIKRLAVRGAPALGVAGGMGVALIAQQGLKGAELEDASRRLANARPTAVNLSWGVRRVMEYANEGKDRILEEALAIRDEDIASCYSMGQYGADLIEELLGEGQHAIMTVCNTGGLACVERGTALGVIQTMFERGTLKEALPVETRPLLQGSRLTAWELEQMGAPYRLIVDSAGPFLLRRGFAQAFFAGADRITANGDTANKIGTYSLSLGAKAMNLPVIVVAPESTIDMETKTGADIEIEDRGTEEVVNFHGVRTAPEETQAINPAFDVTPHENITAIVTDRRVIRVDRGESPSTVPLGPIRTRSN, encoded by the coding sequence ATGAGGACTATTGATTGGGTTGATGGGCATATCGAGCTCATCGATCAGACCAAACTTCCAGGCGAACTCGAAGTTCGTACTGTGACGGAGCTCGACGATTTGATCAACGACATCAAGCGACTTGCTGTGCGAGGCGCGCCGGCTCTTGGAGTTGCTGGCGGTATGGGAGTCGCTCTTATCGCGCAGCAAGGATTGAAAGGTGCGGAGCTTGAGGACGCCTCCCGTAGGCTCGCAAACGCACGCCCAACCGCAGTCAATCTCTCGTGGGGGGTGAGGCGCGTGATGGAATACGCGAACGAGGGTAAAGACAGGATCCTTGAAGAAGCGCTCGCGATTCGCGATGAGGATATTGCCTCGTGTTATTCCATGGGGCAGTACGGCGCGGATCTTATAGAAGAGCTGCTTGGAGAAGGTCAACACGCGATCATGACCGTTTGTAACACGGGAGGGTTGGCGTGCGTGGAGCGCGGTACGGCCCTCGGCGTCATTCAAACCATGTTTGAGCGTGGCACGCTCAAGGAGGCACTCCCTGTTGAGACGCGACCGCTCCTTCAGGGTTCGCGCCTGACGGCGTGGGAGCTCGAGCAGATGGGCGCTCCGTATCGCCTTATTGTCGATTCCGCGGGACCGTTTCTTCTCAGAAGAGGCTTCGCTCAGGCGTTCTTCGCGGGCGCGGACCGGATTACGGCAAATGGCGACACCGCCAACAAGATCGGAACCTACTCCCTGTCTCTAGGGGCGAAGGCAATGAACCTCCCTGTGATCGTGGTGGCTCCTGAATCCACCATTGACATGGAGACGAAGACGGGTGCTGATATTGAAATCGAAGATCGCGGGACCGAGGAGGTTGTGAACTTCCACGGGGTACGCACTGCTCCAGAGGAGACTCAGGCGATTAATCCCGCTTTTGACGTCACCCCGCACGAGAACATTACGGCCATTGTGACTGATCGCAGAGTGATACGCGTTGATCGAGGAGAGTCTCCCTCGACGGTTCCCCTAGGCCCCATTCGCACACGATCAAACTAA
- a CDS encoding YgjV family protein → MDQQTILEAFGWLGSFLVVMSLVLPNQKKFRFWNLVGSGIAAIYNLLLGVWSMVIMNAAIVIIDVYWLHRLITEGRSTQPIRIDSELDSKATPES, encoded by the coding sequence ATGGATCAACAAACAATACTCGAAGCCTTCGGGTGGCTTGGCTCATTCCTTGTCGTCATGTCGCTCGTCCTGCCCAACCAGAAGAAGTTCCGATTCTGGAACCTAGTTGGAAGCGGCATCGCCGCCATCTATAATCTGCTCTTGGGCGTTTGGTCAATGGTCATCATGAACGCGGCCATCGTTATCATCGACGTCTATTGGCTCCATCGGCTCATCACCGAGGGCAGATCGACGCAACCCATTAGAATTGACAGCGAGCTCGATAGCAAGGCAACGCCAGAATCCTAG